A section of the Leptospira kobayashii genome encodes:
- a CDS encoding efflux RND transporter permease subunit, giving the protein MGSSFVQYFLSKSLFVNLLTALILLVGGFTAATMNREAFPNINFDIVSVYTIYLGASPSDVEKLVTKPIEDALKEVDGIKEYRSSSLENRSGIVITIDPNVKDTKKVVDDIKSAVDRVQDLPVDAEDPVVTEITTARQPVIEVHLASAVADGKPVLSPKQLRDQAKILEDKLKNIPAVARITKRGWREREMKVDLMPDRLTALSISSTQVVNALRLRNINFPGGNISERSKEIIVRTVGEFDTADQIENVFVRSNDAGRSVRIKDIARVTEGFEDSDYLDKSNGEVAIALTIIKREKADAINVVDESKKIVTEFIKETNGTVSYAFVNDLSKYIRRRLGVLTSNALGGLVLVTASLFVFLGWRMALMTALGIPISVAMTFIVMNYLGVTLNLISMMGLIIVVGILVDDAIIICENVYRHLEMGEEPFEAALRGTSEVIAPVTATVTTTIAAFGPMLFMTGIFGKFINSIPLVVIISLSSSIFEAFFMLPSHLYDISKSSSLKGEVKEESDWFQRFKKTKYLPFLGFALRHKLMMTSILFGVFIFSIFLQAKFGKFKLFPGAIETFQVRVTAETGLTLEETDRYIQAIEHSLKQLPKEELENFISRVGIIQKDPNDPFTKRGKNYAQVMVYLTPEESREISTEEIIDRIRNNTKYLLNDKSLLILEEKISLEKKNSSKKMRELKEESIPPQFLSLQGKLVNLEFEKLAGGPPVGKPVAIEIKGDDFNTLLKIGQEYKDVLAKLKGVNDIGDDFNEGKDEIRVSVDESLASFAGVSVQSVSLAINTALQGTISTKIKRADEEVDVRVRFPEEYRSSLTHLNKVYVNNLTGNLIPVSRLTNYDRSPGRASINHLDGKRLLTVTANIDETATSSRQVNLDAKNAAGNLISKYPGYTVKFSGENKDTEESMASLGRSFLVGLIIIFMILASLFRSLSQPLIVMSAIPFAVIGVIFAFLLHGEYLSFLAFLGIIGLAGVVVNDSIVLVDCANQLKSENPNMGTYDLLIETGSIRLRAVILTTVTTVLGLLPTAYGIGGRDPFLVPMALAFGWGLAFATFITLIMVPVFYKTLYDFFDWFHSKFPSKKKLAKV; this is encoded by the coding sequence ATGGGTTCTTCGTTTGTTCAATATTTTCTTTCCAAAAGTTTATTCGTAAACTTACTCACCGCGCTCATCCTTCTGGTAGGCGGTTTCACCGCGGCTACAATGAACAGGGAAGCATTTCCCAATATCAACTTCGATATAGTAAGTGTTTACACCATCTATCTGGGCGCTTCCCCTTCCGACGTAGAAAAATTAGTTACAAAACCGATTGAAGACGCATTGAAAGAAGTGGACGGGATCAAAGAATACAGATCCAGTTCTTTGGAAAATCGTTCCGGTATAGTCATCACCATAGATCCGAATGTCAAAGATACCAAGAAGGTAGTGGATGATATCAAATCCGCAGTAGATCGGGTTCAAGATCTTCCCGTAGATGCGGAAGATCCGGTAGTGACGGAAATCACAACGGCAAGGCAGCCGGTCATAGAAGTTCACCTAGCATCCGCAGTCGCAGATGGAAAACCGGTTCTTTCGCCCAAACAACTGAGAGACCAGGCAAAGATCCTGGAAGACAAATTGAAAAACATTCCCGCAGTGGCCCGTATTACCAAAAGAGGTTGGAGAGAAAGAGAGATGAAGGTGGATCTGATGCCGGATCGACTTACTGCACTGTCCATTTCCTCCACCCAAGTGGTGAATGCACTTCGGCTTAGAAATATCAATTTTCCCGGTGGAAACATTTCGGAACGTTCCAAAGAAATCATAGTCAGAACCGTAGGAGAATTCGATACCGCAGATCAGATCGAAAACGTATTCGTAAGATCCAACGATGCCGGCAGATCCGTAAGAATCAAAGATATAGCACGTGTTACGGAAGGATTCGAGGATTCGGATTATCTGGACAAATCGAACGGAGAAGTTGCAATCGCGCTCACCATCATCAAAAGAGAAAAAGCGGATGCGATCAACGTAGTTGATGAATCCAAAAAGATCGTTACGGAGTTTATCAAAGAAACGAACGGAACGGTGAGTTATGCATTTGTAAACGACCTTTCCAAATACATCCGCAGACGTTTGGGGGTTTTGACTTCCAATGCATTGGGCGGACTTGTTCTGGTTACTGCCTCTCTATTCGTTTTTCTCGGCTGGAGAATGGCTTTGATGACTGCTCTGGGAATTCCCATTTCGGTTGCAATGACGTTCATCGTGATGAATTATTTGGGAGTTACTTTGAATTTGATCTCCATGATGGGACTCATCATAGTTGTGGGAATTCTAGTGGACGATGCGATCATCATTTGTGAAAACGTATACCGCCACTTGGAAATGGGAGAGGAGCCTTTCGAGGCCGCCTTACGGGGAACAAGCGAAGTGATCGCCCCGGTGACAGCTACAGTAACAACTACCATCGCCGCTTTCGGTCCTATGCTATTTATGACCGGGATCTTCGGAAAGTTCATCAATTCGATTCCCTTAGTGGTCATTATCTCTCTCAGCTCATCCATCTTCGAAGCTTTCTTTATGCTCCCTTCCCATCTTTATGACATCAGCAAATCCTCCAGTCTCAAAGGAGAGGTAAAGGAAGAATCGGATTGGTTTCAAAGGTTCAAAAAAACCAAATATCTACCCTTTCTAGGTTTTGCACTTCGCCATAAACTGATGATGACCTCGATACTTTTCGGAGTATTTATCTTTTCCATTTTTCTGCAGGCCAAGTTCGGCAAATTCAAACTTTTCCCGGGAGCCATCGAAACGTTCCAAGTCAGAGTGACTGCAGAAACAGGACTTACCTTGGAAGAGACAGATCGTTACATCCAAGCGATCGAACACAGCTTGAAACAATTGCCAAAGGAAGAATTGGAAAATTTTATCTCTCGCGTAGGGATCATTCAAAAAGATCCGAACGATCCTTTCACAAAACGGGGAAAAAACTATGCGCAAGTCATGGTCTATCTGACTCCCGAAGAATCGAGAGAGATATCTACGGAAGAAATCATCGATCGGATACGAAACAATACCAAATATTTGTTAAATGACAAATCGTTATTAATTCTGGAAGAGAAAATCAGTTTGGAAAAAAAGAATTCTTCCAAGAAGATGAGAGAACTTAAGGAAGAATCGATCCCTCCCCAATTTTTATCCCTTCAAGGAAAGTTGGTAAATCTGGAATTTGAAAAATTGGCAGGTGGTCCTCCCGTGGGTAAACCGGTGGCGATCGAAATCAAAGGAGATGATTTCAATACTCTGCTTAAAATCGGACAAGAATACAAAGACGTTCTCGCAAAATTGAAAGGAGTCAATGATATAGGAGACGATTTCAACGAAGGCAAAGATGAAATCCGTGTGTCCGTAGACGAATCCCTGGCTTCTTTTGCAGGAGTGAGCGTACAATCCGTATCACTTGCCATCAACACCGCGTTACAAGGGACCATTTCCACAAAAATCAAACGGGCCGATGAAGAAGTGGATGTAAGAGTACGTTTTCCGGAAGAATACAGAAGCTCACTCACCCATCTGAACAAAGTGTACGTAAACAACCTGACGGGAAATTTGATTCCGGTATCCAGACTTACCAATTACGACAGATCCCCCGGCAGAGCTTCCATCAATCATTTGGACGGAAAAAGACTACTCACTGTCACTGCAAATATCGACGAGACCGCAACTTCTTCCAGACAAGTCAACTTGGATGCGAAGAATGCGGCGGGAAATCTGATTTCGAAATATCCCGGTTATACGGTAAAATTTTCCGGTGAAAACAAGGATACGGAAGAGTCCATGGCTTCCTTGGGAAGATCTTTCCTGGTGGGACTCATCATCATCTTTATGATATTGGCATCACTTTTTCGGTCTCTCTCCCAGCCACTGATCGTTATGAGCGCCATTCCATTTGCGGTCATAGGAGTTATCTTCGCTTTTTTACTTCACGGAGAGTATCTATCGTTTCTTGCTTTTCTGGGAATCATCGGTCTTGCGGGAGTCGTAGTAAACGATTCCATCGTGCTTGTGGATTGTGCGAATCAACTGAAAAGTGAAAATCCGAACATGGGCACCTACGATTTGTTAATTGAAACTGGCTCGATCCGACTCAGAGCGGTCATACTTACTACGGTGACGACTGTGCTCGGATTATTACCGACCGCCTATGGGATCGGAGGACGAGATCCTTTTCTGGTTCCCATGGCGCTTGCTTTCGGATGGGGGTTGGCTTTCGCAACGTTTATCACATTGATCATGGTGCCGGTATTCTATAAAACCTTATACGATTTCTTTGATTGGTTTCACTCCAAGTTTCCCAGTAAAAAGAAACTGGCGAAAGTTTGA
- a CDS encoding lysozyme inhibitor LprI family protein, with the protein MKTILVGIFVLVAGSSLYADNCDHPKDDFDGLYCLNKVYIQADKDLNDAYKKLNSSLAADAKKKLKEFQLYWIQSRNSECSWKDERGFFVNLSCAANKTISRTDFLNARIRECKSTGCQPSRLE; encoded by the coding sequence ATGAAAACCATTTTAGTCGGAATTTTTGTGTTAGTTGCAGGTTCTTCCTTGTATGCGGACAATTGCGATCATCCGAAGGACGATTTTGACGGTCTGTATTGTTTGAACAAAGTATACATTCAAGCGGACAAGGATCTTAACGATGCTTATAAAAAGTTGAATTCCTCTTTGGCCGCTGATGCGAAGAAAAAATTGAAAGAATTTCAGCTTTACTGGATTCAATCCAGAAACTCGGAATGCAGCTGGAAGGACGAAAGGGGATTTTTCGTAAACCTGAGTTGCGCCGCAAATAAAACCATCTCCCGCACCGATTTTTTAAATGCTCGGATCAGAGAGTGCAAAAGCACGGGCTGCCAACCCAGCCGATTGGAATGA
- a CDS encoding polysaccharide deacetylase family protein, which yields MSVDPTKEEKEIQDIVHELSQDIEKHRNFVKKAQKFVILFLSGSLVMGIVILVGYLLYLNFSVSRLESVVEEKDRNLQELEQSLFSLMYQEQLREEQSLSANADSDEELKRQVQENIDYLKEATLGSKGKNILRGNESYPEIALTFDLATGEELATLLQYIKDYDIKVTVFLSNERPSDVSGSFFIRQNLDIIKKMAKTGKVEFANHTWSHFNYFRSVTETSKRKRTVLEYLSKQVLDLPRMAEELKRVEDIYSSLTKQELTKYYRLPYGAINQLILDAHAKVGYTDHIMWSRNNKGSLDLPDYIHRPFLYKLNGKGKKEVVKNPHYKTSRETLDYLDLWEAGDPNGMNGAIILMHLGGPRKFDKLIYILPEFIDKMQKKGYKFVTLTEVLNEKKD from the coding sequence ATGTCCGTTGATCCAACCAAAGAAGAAAAAGAAATTCAAGACATCGTCCATGAATTGTCTCAGGACATAGAGAAACACCGCAACTTTGTCAAAAAAGCCCAAAAATTTGTAATTCTATTTTTATCCGGTTCCCTTGTCATGGGGATCGTTATTTTGGTGGGATACTTACTCTATTTGAATTTTTCCGTTTCCAGGCTTGAATCTGTTGTGGAGGAAAAGGATCGCAACTTACAGGAGTTAGAACAAAGTCTTTTTTCTCTTATGTATCAGGAACAATTGAGGGAAGAACAAAGTCTTTCCGCAAATGCCGACTCCGATGAAGAGTTAAAAAGGCAGGTTCAGGAAAATATAGATTACCTAAAGGAAGCAACTCTCGGTAGCAAAGGTAAAAACATACTCCGAGGAAACGAATCTTATCCTGAGATTGCTTTGACCTTCGACTTGGCAACCGGAGAGGAACTTGCCACCTTACTTCAATACATCAAAGATTATGATATCAAGGTGACGGTATTTTTATCGAACGAGAGACCATCGGACGTAAGCGGAAGTTTTTTTATCCGGCAAAACCTGGATATCATCAAAAAGATGGCTAAGACCGGAAAAGTCGAATTTGCAAATCATACCTGGAGTCATTTCAATTATTTCAGATCCGTTACGGAAACCTCCAAAAGAAAACGAACCGTTTTGGAATATCTTTCCAAGCAGGTTTTGGATCTGCCTCGTATGGCGGAGGAGTTGAAAAGAGTGGAAGATATTTATTCTTCTCTCACAAAACAAGAGTTAACAAAGTATTATCGTCTTCCTTATGGGGCAATCAACCAATTGATTTTGGATGCTCATGCCAAAGTAGGGTATACGGATCATATCATGTGGTCCAGAAACAACAAAGGATCTCTGGATCTCCCCGATTATATCCATAGACCTTTTCTGTACAAGCTGAACGGAAAAGGAAAAAAGGAAGTGGTGAAAAATCCCCATTACAAAACGAGCAGGGAGACTTTGGACTATTTGGACTTATGGGAAGCAGGGGATCCGAACGGAATGAACGGAGCCATCATCTTGATGCACTTAGGCGGTCCTCGTAAATTCGACAAATTGATTTATATTTTACCTGAGTTTATCGATAAGATGCAAAAAAAAGGTTATAAATTCGTTACACTCACGGAAGTTTTGAACGAAAAGAAAGATTAA
- the tyrS gene encoding tyrosine--tRNA ligase, with amino-acid sequence MKTESEINLELEKIRRGTVEIISEPELKEKLKTKGKLKIKAGFDPTAPDLHLGHFVLLRKLRHFQELGHEILFLLGDFTGMIGDPTGKSETRKRLTKEDVLANSKTYQEQVFKILDKEKTKIVYNSAWCSEMKFEEVLILTSKYTVSRMLERDDFTKRHQSGNPISMIEFLYPLVQGYDSVALHADVELGGTDQKFNLLVGRDLQREYGQAPQSVVTMPLLVGLDGVKKMSKSLGNYVGITESPLDMYGKIMSISDELMWNYFDLLTDLPKNTIEEKKSSIKNKTAHPKEVKTELALLIMDQLHPSDENRNAVSEWQRIHDPKNRALPDEIQTENLGPEFFAEKAPMLVSVLAQLKFIPSASEGRRLIQSGGLYLNEEKLTDPVLVLEKGKEYLIRQGKKGKFLKLIT; translated from the coding sequence ATGAAAACCGAATCAGAGATCAATTTAGAACTAGAAAAAATTCGCCGCGGAACGGTCGAAATCATTAGCGAGCCGGAACTAAAAGAAAAACTGAAAACCAAAGGCAAGTTGAAAATCAAAGCCGGCTTTGATCCCACGGCGCCCGATCTTCATTTGGGGCATTTTGTTCTACTTCGAAAGCTCAGACATTTTCAGGAATTGGGTCATGAGATTTTATTTTTGCTCGGAGATTTTACCGGAATGATCGGTGATCCCACGGGCAAGTCGGAAACAAGAAAGAGACTTACGAAAGAAGACGTTCTCGCCAATTCAAAAACCTACCAGGAACAGGTATTTAAAATCCTGGACAAAGAAAAAACAAAGATTGTCTACAACTCCGCTTGGTGCAGTGAGATGAAATTCGAAGAGGTTCTGATACTTACATCCAAATACACTGTATCAAGAATGTTGGAGAGGGATGATTTTACCAAAAGACACCAATCTGGTAATCCCATTTCCATGATCGAATTTTTATACCCACTTGTGCAAGGTTATGATTCGGTGGCACTTCACGCAGACGTGGAGTTAGGTGGAACGGATCAAAAGTTCAATCTTCTTGTGGGTCGCGACTTACAGAGAGAATACGGTCAAGCTCCACAGTCCGTTGTAACTATGCCTCTTCTTGTAGGACTGGATGGAGTTAAAAAAATGTCCAAGTCTTTGGGCAATTATGTGGGAATTACGGAAAGTCCTTTGGATATGTACGGAAAAATCATGTCCATCTCGGATGAGCTTATGTGGAACTATTTTGATCTATTGACTGACCTTCCGAAAAATACCATTGAAGAAAAAAAGTCCTCCATCAAAAACAAAACGGCGCATCCTAAAGAAGTAAAAACAGAATTAGCATTACTCATCATGGATCAGCTTCATCCGAGTGACGAGAATCGAAATGCCGTTTCCGAATGGCAAAGGATCCACGATCCTAAAAACCGTGCATTGCCGGATGAGATACAAACGGAAAATTTAGGTCCGGAGTTTTTTGCGGAAAAAGCACCTATGCTTGTTTCCGTTTTGGCTCAACTGAAATTCATCCCTTCCGCTTCGGAAGGAAGAAGGCTCATCCAGTCGGGCGGTCTCTATTTGAACGAAGAAAAATTGACAGACCCTGTTTTGGTTTTGGAAAAGGGAAAAGAATACCTGATTCGCCAAGGCAAAAAAGGCAAATTTTTAAAATTAATTACTTAA
- a CDS encoding glycerol-3-phosphate dehydrogenase/oxidase, protein MAVSKERSKTLQTLANTDYDILILGGGATGAGTALDASLRGYKVALLEKKDFASGTSSRSTKLIHGGVRYLAQFHFKLIHEALTERKRLLQNAPHLVKPLPFVLPTYSWYEKPYFSIGLTMYDFLAGTSTVPGHRRISKEEALQAFPALKKQSLKGGISYYDAQFNDARLNVATIRGAKEAGADIVSRMEVEGFLKEGGKIVGVKAVDLLTKKKVSIRAKVVANTTGVWIDAIRKLDDPNANSVLSPSQGIHLVFSKEKIPCTSAMIIPKTADGRVVFVIPWEGKVVLGTTDTAIKSIDDEPLPLKDEVEFLLKTGNDYLDTKLSKGDILSVFSGLRPLISPEGSQNTKSISREEAILVSDSGLVTMSGGKWSTYRKMGEDLTDRLIKEGGLAEKKDCSTMNFSFPGKEGYSPNLYKSLQNKYNLTKDDAIRIADSLGGEAESILGKKPKEILKGSGYFEEEIQHFIEKEFAHSVSDVIARRWRVLFLDLQLAKKLADPVSKSLAKTLGWTEVQRKESLKELKDLILSLEKTIG, encoded by the coding sequence ATGGCAGTATCCAAAGAAAGATCCAAAACCCTCCAAACCCTAGCAAACACCGATTACGACATTCTGATCCTCGGAGGAGGCGCAACCGGTGCCGGCACTGCTTTAGATGCAAGTCTCCGTGGCTACAAGGTTGCCCTACTTGAAAAAAAAGACTTTGCGAGCGGCACATCTTCCCGTTCCACCAAACTCATTCACGGAGGGGTTCGTTACCTCGCCCAGTTTCATTTCAAATTAATTCACGAAGCATTAACAGAAAGAAAGCGACTGCTTCAAAATGCTCCCCATCTGGTAAAACCCCTCCCCTTCGTTTTACCTACTTACTCCTGGTATGAAAAACCCTATTTTTCCATCGGGCTTACTATGTATGATTTTTTGGCCGGCACCTCTACGGTTCCGGGACACAGACGAATTTCCAAAGAAGAAGCGCTTCAGGCTTTTCCGGCACTCAAAAAACAGTCGTTAAAGGGAGGGATTTCCTATTACGACGCTCAATTCAATGATGCCAGATTGAACGTTGCTACCATCCGGGGGGCAAAAGAAGCGGGCGCCGACATCGTTTCCAGAATGGAAGTGGAAGGATTTTTGAAAGAAGGCGGAAAGATCGTCGGGGTGAAAGCTGTGGATCTTTTGACAAAGAAAAAAGTTTCCATCCGGGCTAAGGTGGTGGCAAACACGACTGGGGTTTGGATCGATGCGATCAGAAAATTGGACGATCCGAACGCAAACTCAGTTCTTTCTCCCAGCCAAGGGATCCATTTGGTATTTTCCAAAGAAAAAATTCCATGCACATCCGCGATGATCATTCCCAAAACTGCAGATGGAAGAGTCGTATTTGTAATTCCCTGGGAAGGGAAAGTGGTGCTCGGAACAACGGACACCGCCATCAAGTCCATTGACGATGAACCTCTTCCTTTGAAAGACGAAGTGGAATTTCTCTTAAAAACGGGAAATGATTATCTCGACACCAAACTTTCCAAAGGCGATATACTTTCCGTATTTTCAGGACTGAGACCTCTTATCTCTCCGGAAGGATCGCAAAACACGAAATCCATTTCCAGAGAAGAAGCAATCCTGGTTTCCGACTCAGGACTTGTTACCATGTCCGGAGGAAAATGGTCCACCTATCGCAAGATGGGAGAAGATCTGACGGATCGACTCATTAAAGAAGGCGGACTCGCAGAAAAGAAAGATTGTTCTACGATGAATTTTTCTTTCCCCGGAAAAGAAGGTTACTCCCCTAATCTTTACAAATCACTTCAGAACAAGTACAACCTAACAAAAGATGATGCAATACGAATCGCCGATAGTCTGGGTGGAGAAGCAGAAAGTATTCTGGGAAAAAAACCGAAAGAGATTTTGAAAGGAAGCGGTTATTTCGAAGAAGAGATTCAGCATTTTATCGAAAAGGAATTTGCTCATTCCGTATCGGACGTCATCGCAAGGAGATGGAGGGTATTGTTTCTCGATTTGCAACTTGCAAAAAAATTGGCAGATCCTGTTTCCAAATCTCTGGCAAAAACCTTGGGTTGGACGGAAGTCCAAAGAAAGGAATCTCTTAAAGAATTAAAAGATCTGATCCTTTCTTTGGAAAAAACAATCGGATAG
- a CDS encoding NADase-type glycan-binding domain-containing protein gives MFKFQKSPAILILALLFACGPKSEKALTYQSSASVGQVSPEQPWRYSPEYVLDGKVNTGFCADPKLPDSGFTLFLENPSEFSAIQVTNGFAKSANDAIQNAQAKKIKVSSLIVSFPEGKTKIHSQESVTVELKPVSFSGTTPNAESVDLGQKLKGNWIRIELLDFHKGTKYKDVCISELKVGELKDSKFTAFPVTNEEKVKAVIAGYEEGSRHFWAFRKLITANEAGSINFYDQDLVLPVYFKSDNTFSFSEMFGGDPSAGGFQPAIQGRYSIFSAGTEGVELMLNYFDANGVERNDSWIFKRAVADDEDFETFKTKLGTKFSEVFDSKSFYLLFLKEKESNRSFYNYEIPLK, from the coding sequence ATGTTTAAATTCCAGAAGAGCCCAGCCATTCTCATCCTTGCACTTCTTTTTGCTTGCGGACCCAAGTCGGAAAAAGCACTTACTTACCAAAGTTCCGCCTCTGTCGGACAAGTTAGCCCCGAACAACCATGGCGTTATAGCCCGGAGTATGTTTTGGATGGAAAGGTAAACACGGGATTTTGCGCAGATCCCAAATTACCTGATTCAGGATTTACTTTATTTTTGGAAAACCCTTCCGAGTTTTCCGCCATCCAAGTGACCAATGGTTTTGCAAAATCGGCAAATGATGCGATTCAAAATGCCCAGGCGAAAAAAATAAAAGTCAGTTCACTCATTGTTAGTTTTCCGGAAGGAAAAACGAAAATCCATTCTCAGGAATCCGTCACTGTGGAATTGAAACCTGTCTCTTTTTCCGGAACGACTCCCAATGCGGAGTCGGTGGATTTGGGCCAGAAGCTAAAAGGAAATTGGATTCGAATCGAACTTTTGGACTTTCATAAAGGAACCAAATACAAGGATGTTTGTATTTCCGAATTGAAAGTAGGTGAATTAAAAGATTCCAAATTCACCGCTTTTCCGGTCACTAACGAAGAGAAGGTAAAAGCAGTGATAGCCGGCTACGAAGAAGGCTCCAGACATTTCTGGGCATTCCGCAAACTAATCACTGCTAACGAAGCAGGTTCCATTAATTTTTACGACCAGGACTTGGTGTTACCGGTTTATTTTAAATCGGACAACACATTCAGTTTTTCCGAAATGTTCGGTGGAGACCCGAGTGCGGGAGGATTCCAGCCCGCCATCCAGGGAAGGTATTCTATTTTTTCTGCGGGAACCGAAGGCGTAGAACTGATGTTAAACTATTTTGACGCAAACGGAGTGGAAAGAAATGATTCCTGGATTTTCAAAAGAGCGGTTGCTGATGATGAAGATTTTGAAACTTTCAAAACCAAACTGGGAACCAAGTTTTCCGAAGTATTCGACTCCAAATCTTTTTATCTGCTTTTTCTAAAAGAAAAGGAATCGAATCGTTCTTTCTATAATTATGAAATTCCTTTGAAATAA
- the rpoD gene encoding RNA polymerase sigma factor RpoD — protein MENLAGLPEVQKIISIGKANREVSYDEINEILPDKILNSEKIDDVFTLLHEMGIEIVEEYSKKSLEESSSLTTTKEDTSKEPTVKPARKKRESTVSSSSEDPIRLYLKEIGKVSLISGETEVFLAKRIEKGEKIIEETILGSSILRQNFAKLIPKIKSKKIKVYDLVKVDKMYALNQEQADKLEKVFFENMDLIQQDEKVLNESVNRIRKYSENSKKFKELKEKIDASYGKIDEAIRKIGVSQKEIQKISQKIKSMVFRVKEIEKHFLKIKAKYGHDVREIKGLNRFIEKNENLDEIEKMMGCDIDEVREVIKDIRNNERKLRRMEQEAGSPVNEIKDWGEKIIKGEREIAQAKRELVRANLRLVVSIAKRYANRGMHFFDLIQEGNIGLIRAVDKFEYKKGYKFSTYATWWIRQAITRAISDQARTIRVPVHMIEQVNKVIRETRLFVQEFGRDPSNDEIAERLGWPVQKVKAVKNVAREPISLEIPVGSEEDSELGDFIEDKDVISPLNSAATSILSEQIRQVLQTLPAREQKVIRMRFGLDDGYAQTLEEVGYQFKVTRERIRQIEAKALRRLRHPSRSKKLKDYID, from the coding sequence ATGGAAAATTTAGCAGGCCTTCCCGAAGTACAAAAGATTATCTCCATTGGAAAGGCGAATCGGGAAGTATCTTATGATGAAATCAACGAAATCCTTCCGGACAAAATCTTAAATTCCGAAAAAATCGACGACGTCTTTACTCTGTTACATGAGATGGGGATTGAGATCGTTGAGGAATACTCAAAAAAATCTTTGGAAGAATCCAGCAGTCTTACGACTACGAAAGAAGATACTTCCAAAGAGCCGACGGTCAAACCGGCTCGTAAAAAAAGAGAATCCACCGTTTCTTCCAGTTCGGAAGATCCGATTCGACTCTATCTGAAAGAGATCGGTAAGGTTTCTCTGATCTCGGGAGAAACGGAAGTTTTCCTTGCGAAACGAATCGAAAAAGGTGAGAAGATCATCGAAGAAACCATACTAGGTTCTTCCATTCTTCGCCAGAATTTTGCAAAACTCATTCCTAAGATCAAATCCAAAAAGATCAAAGTTTACGATCTAGTCAAAGTGGACAAAATGTACGCTCTGAATCAAGAGCAGGCGGACAAATTAGAAAAAGTATTCTTTGAGAATATGGATCTGATCCAACAAGACGAAAAGGTTTTGAATGAATCGGTCAATCGCATCCGTAAGTATTCCGAAAATTCGAAGAAGTTCAAAGAACTCAAAGAAAAGATAGATGCTTCTTACGGCAAAATCGATGAAGCCATTCGCAAGATAGGAGTCTCTCAGAAAGAGATCCAAAAGATTTCTCAGAAAATCAAATCGATGGTTTTCCGAGTCAAAGAGATCGAAAAACATTTCTTAAAAATCAAAGCCAAATACGGTCATGATGTTCGCGAGATCAAAGGTTTGAATCGTTTCATCGAAAAGAACGAAAACCTGGATGAAATCGAAAAGATGATGGGTTGCGATATTGATGAAGTCAGAGAAGTCATCAAAGACATTCGCAATAACGAGCGTAAACTCCGCCGTATGGAACAGGAAGCGGGTTCTCCTGTCAATGAAATCAAAGATTGGGGCGAAAAGATCATCAAAGGTGAAAGGGAAATTGCACAAGCAAAACGTGAGTTAGTTCGTGCAAACCTAAGACTTGTTGTTTCCATCGCAAAACGGTATGCAAACAGAGGGATGCATTTTTTCGATTTGATCCAGGAAGGAAATATCGGTCTCATCCGAGCAGTGGACAAATTCGAATACAAAAAAGGTTATAAGTTTTCCACTTACGCAACTTGGTGGATTCGCCAAGCGATCACTCGCGCTATTTCCGACCAGGCTCGTACGATCCGGGTTCCAGTTCATATGATCGAACAAGTGAATAAAGTAATTCGTGAAACGAGACTTTTTGTCCAAGAGTTCGGTCGTGATCCTTCCAATGATGAAATTGCAGAAAGATTGGGCTGGCCTGTACAAAAAGTTAAGGCAGTGAAAAACGTAGCACGCGAGCCAATCTCCCTCGAGATTCCTGTCGGCTCGGAAGAGGATTCGGAACTAGGGGATTTTATCGAAGACAAGGATGTGATTTCTCCGCTCAATTCTGCGGCGACTTCCATTCTTTCCGAGCAGATCCGCCAAGTTTTACAAACCCTTCCTGCCCGTGAGCAGAAAGTCATCCGAATGAGATTCGGTTTGGATGACGGATATGCTCAAACATTGGAAGAGGTCGGTTATCAATTCAAAGTGACAAGGGAAAGGATTCGTCAGATCGAAGCGAAAGCACTTCGCCGTCTTCGTCACCCGAGCCGTTCCAAAAAACTCAAAGATTATATCGATTAA